The Euphorbia lathyris chromosome 2, ddEupLath1.1, whole genome shotgun sequence genome includes a window with the following:
- the LOC136218367 gene encoding zerumbone synthase: MFRTGYGKLEGKVALITGAASGIGKATATKFINNGAKVVIADIQHQLGQEAAKELGPNAVFVACDIMKESDVSNAIDFAVHKFNQLDIMYNNAGVACKTPRSVIDLDLEVFDRVMNINVRGVVAGIKHAARVMIPKQTGSILCTASVTGIVGGAAQLTYSVSKAAVIGIVKSAAAELREYGIRVNCISPSAIPTPFVMEELRQYYPGVDAKRLVEMLHSTGTLKGENCEPIDIANAALYLASDAAKFVSGHNLVVDGGFTSFKSLAFPAPDQV, encoded by the coding sequence CAAACTAGAGGGTAAGGTTGCACTGATCACCGGAGCAGCAAGTGGTATTGGAAAGGCAACTGCAACCAAATTCATCAACAATGGTGCCAAAGTTGTTATAGCTGATATTCAACACCAACTGGGCCAAGAAGCTGCGAAAGAACTTGGGCCAAATGCTGTATTCGTTGCTTGTGATATAATGAAAGAATCTGATGTATCCAATGCTATAGATTTTGCTGTACATAAATTCAACCAACTCGATATCATGTACAACAATGCAGGGGTAGCGTGCAAGACTCCGCGCAGTGTTATAGACCTTGACCTTGAAGTATTCGACAGAGTCATGAACATTAATGTGCGAGGAGTAGTGGCTGGGATCAAACATGCAGCACGTGTGATGATCCCAAAACAAACTGGCTCCATTCTTTGCACAGCTAGTGTCACAGGAATCGTTGGTGGGGCTGCACAGCTTACATACTCTGTGTCAAAGGCTGCTGTTATTGGCATTGTTAAGTCTGCTGCTGCTGAGTTACGTGAGTATGGGATCAGAGTGAATTGCATATCACCTTCTGCCATTCCGACTCCATTTGTCATGGAAGAATTGAGGCAATATTATCCTGGTGTTGATGCTAAAAGGCTTGTGGAAATGCTACATAGCACCGGTACACTGAAGGGGGAAAACTGTGAGCCAATTGATATAGCTAATGCTGCATTGTATCTGGCATCCGATGCTGCCAAGTTTGTTAGCGGGCATAATTTAGTAGTTGATGGAGGATTTACATCATTCAAGAGTCTAGCATTTCCTGCACCGGATCAGGTGTAG
- the LOC136218366 gene encoding bifunctional 3-dehydroquinate dehydratase/shikimate dehydrogenase, chloroplastic-like, with the protein MAVRKNNLVVCTPIECKSAEEMLSSMDKARAEGADIVELSIHIHSISFSQLHQLIQLRTLPSILSFRPNANADTKTTCLQILRLATDLHVEFVEMDYEVASSVDMAQYIYNRSNTKLIVSSYINAGKPSAEKLATQIALMQSTGADVIKLVINVDNITHLAPLFKMLAHCQVPLIALAVGSRGLISQLLSPKFGGFLVYGSLADHPVHGMPTLFSLRHVYKLEYINADTKVFGLISNPVGHSKGPILHNPAFRYTGYNGIYVPMQVDDINEFFTTYTSTDFAGFSVGIPHKEAAVSCCDEVHPLAKSIGAVNTIVRRPADGKLVGYNTDCEASITAIEDALRERRATGKGASDTSPLAGKTFVLIGAGGAGRALAFGAKSRGARVVVFNRNYERAKALALAVSGEALPFDNIDRFHPENGMILANASAVGMEPNADQSPVTKDALKRYELVFDAVYTPRNTRLLQEAKEVGAIVVSGVEMFIRQALGQFRLFTDGLAPEAFMRKLVLEQF; encoded by the exons ATGGCAGTCCGGAAGAATAATTTGGTGGTGTGCACGCCAATAGAATGCAAAAGTGCAGAGGAAATGCTTAGTTCGATGGATAAAGCCAGAGCTGAAGGTGCTGATATTGTGGAGCTTTCCATTCATATTCATTCCATCTCTTTCTCCCAACTTCATCAACTTATTCAGCTCCGGACTCTTCCTTCCATTCTTTCTTTCAg GCCCAATGCCAATGCGGACACTAAGACTACTTGTTTGCAAATACTAAGACTTGCAACCGATTTGCATGTTGAATTTGTCGAAATGGACTACGAG GTGGCTTCTTCTGTTGACATggctcaatatatatataaccgaTCCAACACCAAGTTAATTGTTTCAAGCTATATCAATGCCGGTAAACCTTCAGCTGAGAAACTTGCAACTCAAATTGCTCTCATGCAGTCTACTGGAGCAGATGTAATTAAGCTAGTAATCAATGTCGATAACATCACTCATTTGGCACCTCTTTTTAAAATGCTTGCGCATTGCCAG GTGCCTTTGATTGCTCTTGCGGTTGGCAGTAGAGGCCTTATAAGCCAGCTATTAAGCCCTAAATTTGGTGGTTTTTTGGTCTATGGATCATTAGCAGATCACCCAGTTCATGGGATGCCAACTCTCTTCAGTCTTAGGCATGTCTATAAGCTTGAATATATAAATGCAGACACTAAAGTTTTTGGTCTCATTTCAAATCCTGTTGGACATAGTAAGGGTCCTATTCTTCACAACCCCGCCTTCAGATACACTGGATATAATGGAATTTATGTTCCAATGCAAGTCGATGATATCAATGAATTCTTTACAACCTACACAAGTACTGACTTTGCTGGTTTCAG CGTTGGAATCCCACACAAGGAAGCAGCAGTAAGCTGCTGTGATGAAGTTCATCCACTGGCTAAG TCCATAGGAGCTGTAAACACTATTGTAAGGAGACCCGCAGACGGGAAACTGGTTGGTTACAATACAGATTGTGAGGCTTCAATTACTGCAATAGAGGATGCATTAAGAG AAAGACGAGCTACTGGTAAGGGAGCATCAGATACTTCACCTCTAGCAGGGAAAACATTCGTGTTGATTGGAGCTGGAGGAGCAGGAAGAGCACTTGCTTTTGGCGCCAAAAGCAGAGGAGCTCGGGTAGTTGTCTTCAACCGTAATTATG AGAGAGCAAAGGCTCTTGCACTTGCAGTTTCAGGTGAAGCTCTACCATTTGACAACATTGACAGATTCCACCCAGAGAATGGAATGATTCTGGCAAATGCTTCAGCTGTGGGAATGGAACCAAATGCAGACCAAAGTCCTGTTACAAAG GATGCCTTAAAACGGTACGAATTGGTATTCGATGCTGTTTACACTCCCAGAAATACTAGACTCTTGCAAGAGGCTAAAGAAGTTGGTGCCATTGTTGTGAGCGGCGTTGAGATGTTCATTAGGCAGGCTCTTGGACAATTCAGACTGTTCACCGATGGATTAG CTCCAGAGGCATTTATGCGCAAGCTGGTCTTGGAACAATTCTAG